The following nucleotide sequence is from Salinigranum halophilum.
CGACGTTCTCCAGACCGGCGAAGACGCCGGCGGAGACGGCCGAGTCGCCCGAGAACGCCGCGCTCTGGCTCGCCGACTCGATGGCGGGGATGAACGAGACGGTGAGCGCGGCGATGATGCCGAGGAAGACGAAAAAGGAGACGTAGATGACGACGAGATAGGTGAGCATCTGCTGGCGGCGCTCCTCGCGAAGCGCGCGCGTCTCCTCGGTCTCGTTCGCGGCGATTCGGAGCACCGGCGAGATGTCACCGCTCGCGCCCATGGCGTTGGTGACGAGCGCGACGGAGCGGGTGAGCATCGGTGCCTGTGTCCGGTTGGCCATGCGACGGAGCGCGCTCGCCACGTCCGCGCCCCACTCGATGTCGCGGTACGCCCGCCGCAGTTCCGTGCCGAGCACGCCGAGGTCCGTCTGGGAGACCCGCTTGATGCTCGAGACGACGGTCAGCCCGGCCTCGTTGACGCTCGCCATCCGGTCGAGGAAGTCGGGGGTCGTGTTCTCTATCTCCCGGTAAGTGCGCTTTCGGAGCTCGTAGACGAGCGACAACACGCCCATGACGACGAGCGATGCCTCGACGACCGGCTGGTCGACGACACCGAACACCCGGTACAGTTTGAACCCCTCGACGGCCAGTAGGGTGCCGGTGAAGGCGACGGACCGGTCGAACGTGACCGCGACCCACACCACAGAGAGCGGAATCGTGAGGTACAGCGTCACCAGCGGCCTCTGGAGGAGCTTCCCCTTCGGGTCCTCGACCCACGCGCGGAGCGTCTCGGTCCGGTCGTAGGTCCGGAGGTTGGCGTAGTTTCGCGCCTCGCGCGCCGTCGTCGCGTCGAGGGTTCCGCCGTCGGCCACCGCCTCGAGCGCCTCCGCGTGACCGGGGACCGCGTCACGCTCGCGGCCGACGTCGAGGTCGCTCTGCCAGCCCGACGCCCGGAGCGAGTCGGTGATGCTGTTGATGTAGACGATGAACGCGATGCTCGCCAGCGGGATACCCATGTAGGTGACCACCTGAATCAGCGGCAAGGTGTCGGAGATGACGAGGCCGATGACCACGAGGACGGTGATGAAAAACAGCGGCCCGGCGACGAGGACCGTGACGTAAATCTCGGCGAACGTCTCGAGCAGGTCGAGATACGTCTGCTGTTGGTCTGCGATCTCCTTCTGGTAGCGCTCGTACTGCTCGTGGAGGAACGACGAGAGCGCCCGCCCCGAGCCGAGGACGCTCGCGAGGTTCTCGGCGAACTCTTCGAACCCGTCGCTGGGCGTCCGGCGCGCGGTGTCTTCCAGCGCGGTGATGATGTCGGTCCCGAACGCGTTCGTGTCGCGGACGGCGACGGCGAACTCCGCGGCCGCCTCGCCGTACACCTCGCGGTTCGCCGCGAGCGTCTCGAGCACCTTCGGGAACGGCATCCCCGAACGCGAGAGCGCGTAGATGAACGCGACGGTCCGCGGCAGCGTCGTATCGATGCGGTTCGCCCGCGCGGCCGCCACCTGGTCGAGGTACAGCCATCGCCCCCAGTACCCGACGACGGCGACCGGCAGCGTGAGGGTTGCGACCGCGATTGCCACGACGACGACCAGGCCGACGGGCGTCACCTGCGCGACGCTGTCGGTCCCGGCGAAGAACGCGACGACGGAGGACGACGTCCCCCGGAACGCCGACGGGGCGGTCACGCCGAGCGTTCCGAACAGCCCCCGTGCGAGCGTCGGCGGGTCGACTCCGACCACGACGAGGACGAACCCGACGGCGTAGACGGCCGCGACGGCCCCGACGACGCCCAGCGCCGTGGCGACGAAGATGGTCCGCGCGGCGAAGCGGCCGTGCGTCTGGTCGACGTGTGCAGCGCGCATCCGTGCGCGTTCGCGTTCGCGCCGTCGAGCGTTGCGCCCCGTGTACGAGCCGAACAGGCGGAGACTCACCCGGCTGAGCGCCCGGTCGACCCGGTCGTCGACGAGCGCCGCTCCGAGAAACGCCACGAGGCCCGTGGCGACGACGAGGGGGGCGAGGAGGTGGAGCATGGCTCAGTCGGCCGAGACCTCCCGGGCGTCCTCGACACGCTGCATGACCCGGTCGGGGTGGACGTAGTACTCGTTGACGAGCGCGGTGAACGTCCGGTAGTCGTTCACGCCGCGGTCGGCGAGGAAGTGGAGGAAGCGCTCGCGGTTCCGCAGTTCGCGTCGAAGCTGCGTCTGCGTCCAGCCGCGGTCGTCGCGAATCTCGTCGAGGAGCGTGCTGTCGTAGCGGTCGAACGTGTCCGTCTCGGCGTCCCACGCGAACGCGTTCGCGTAGTCGAGTTCGCCCGTCCGCTGGTCGATACCGCCGATCTCGCCGATGCCCTTCGAGCGCCGGACCCGTTCGCCGTCGAACCGCGTGAGCGTCTGCACACACAGCAGGTCCAGCGACTGCACCATCGCACGCGGGACGTTGATGGGTTCGTTCTCCAGTCGGTTGATGACCGTCTCGACGCTGTCGGCGTGCATCGTCGAGAACGTCGTGTGGCCGGTGTTCATCGCCTGGAACAGCGTCACGGCCTCCTCACCGCGCACTTCGCCGACGATGATGAACTCGGGGCGGTGTCTGAGCGCCGATCGGAGGAGGTCGTACATGTCGATGTCCGCCCCCTCGTGCAGTCGCGTCCGGGTGATAGAGGAGAGCCAGTTGTCGTGGTACAGCGTCAGTTCGCGGGTGTCCTCGATGGTCAGCACCTTCGACCGCGGCGGGATGAACATCGACACCGCGTTCATCGACGTCGTCTTCCCCGAGGCGGTGCCGCCGGCGAAGACGAGCGAGCGGTTGTTCTCGATACAGAGCCACAGATACGCCATCTGCTCGACCGAGAAGGTGCCGTAGTCGATGAGGTCGATGGGCGTGAACGGTTCGTCGGCGTACATCCGGAGAGTGAAGGCCGACCCGCGCGGCGTGACCTCCTCGCCGAGGGCCAACTCCGCACGCGACCCGTTGGGGAGGGTCGTGCCGACGACGGGGTCGCCGACACTGACGTGTCGGCCCGACCGCTGAGCGAGGCGGACGACGTAGTTGTCGAGTTGCTTCGGGCCGAACGTGACGTTCGTCTCGATGTCGGTGTAACCGCTGTGGTAGACGAAGATGGGGAGGTCGTAGCCGTCACACGAGATGTCCTCGATGTGTGGGTCGTTCATCAGCGGGGTGACCCGGTCGTAGCCGAGAAAGTCACGGACGAGGTAGTACAACAGTGCGTGGAAGGCGGCGGCGTCGACGTCGACGCCGTACTCGTTGAGGAGCGACTCGAGTTCGTCTCGGAGCGCGACCTCGCCGAGGTCGTCGGTCCCGTCCCGGTAGAGCAGCGGCTCACGGATGTCGTCTCGAATCCGTTCGAGGAGCGTCTGCTCGAACGGGTCCAGGTCGGGTTCGACCACGTTGTAGCGGTGTTCGCTCGCCTCGTCGTCGTGGGTGACGACGACGTACGTGTACGGTGCGTCCACCCAGTAGCGTTCGACCTCCTCGTGGCCGGGCGGGACCGAGAACTCGCTCAGCGGCCCGTCCACCGACGGCTGGAGCGGCCGGTACTCGAACCCCCCGAGACCAACCACGCCGAGCACCTGTCGGACCCCACGGCGCAGTCCGTCGAGCGGCCCACCGGCCCCTTCGGTTGGCGGCCCGTGGCTGTCGCCGCCCTCCTCTGTTGTTTGTCGAGACATTACGGACTCCTGATACTGCTGTGACACTGGGTGGACCGGAGATAAAAGGGTTCGTCCGGGCTTCTCAGCGGTGAGAATCGGCCCACGGACGGGCGGCTGGCCAGTCGGGCGCGCGGGGTGCCCAGGACGTGCGGCTCAGTCGGTCCTGTCGACGGTAAGCAGGACGCCTCCGAAGAGGAAGAAGAACACCACGCCGACGGGGATCGGGACGCCCGGGAACCCGCGGGTGAACAGCAGATACGTCGCGACGGCGAGGACGACGCCCGTCAGGGTGAGGAGCGTGCCGACGACCCGGACGGGGTCGATGGGGAGCGCCTC
It contains:
- a CDS encoding type II secretion system F family protein yields the protein MLHLLAPLVVATGLVAFLGAALVDDRVDRALSRVSLRLFGSYTGRNARRRERERARMRAAHVDQTHGRFAARTIFVATALGVVGAVAAVYAVGFVLVVVGVDPPTLARGLFGTLGVTAPSAFRGTSSSVVAFFAGTDSVAQVTPVGLVVVVAIAVATLTLPVAVVGYWGRWLYLDQVAAARANRIDTTLPRTVAFIYALSRSGMPFPKVLETLAANREVYGEAAAEFAVAVRDTNAFGTDIITALEDTARRTPSDGFEEFAENLASVLGSGRALSSFLHEQYERYQKEIADQQQTYLDLLETFAEIYVTVLVAGPLFFITVLVVIGLVISDTLPLIQVVTYMGIPLASIAFIVYINSITDSLRASGWQSDLDVGRERDAVPGHAEALEAVADGGTLDATTAREARNYANLRTYDRTETLRAWVEDPKGKLLQRPLVTLYLTIPLSVVWVAVTFDRSVAFTGTLLAVEGFKLYRVFGVVDQPVVEASLVVMGVLSLVYELRKRTYREIENTTPDFLDRMASVNEAGLTVVSSIKRVSQTDLGVLGTELRRAYRDIEWGADVASALRRMANRTQAPMLTRSVALVTNAMGASGDISPVLRIAANETEETRALREERRQQMLTYLVVIYVSFFVFLGIIAALTVSFIPAIESASQSAAFSGDSAVSAGVFAGLENVDTEAYSLLFFHVTLVQGLFSGLIAGQLGEGSVTDGLKHATLLVFVTYVVFQFI
- a CDS encoding type II/IV secretion system ATPase subunit, with translation MSRQTTEEGGDSHGPPTEGAGGPLDGLRRGVRQVLGVVGLGGFEYRPLQPSVDGPLSEFSVPPGHEEVERYWVDAPYTYVVVTHDDEASEHRYNVVEPDLDPFEQTLLERIRDDIREPLLYRDGTDDLGEVALRDELESLLNEYGVDVDAAAFHALLYYLVRDFLGYDRVTPLMNDPHIEDISCDGYDLPIFVYHSGYTDIETNVTFGPKQLDNYVVRLAQRSGRHVSVGDPVVGTTLPNGSRAELALGEEVTPRGSAFTLRMYADEPFTPIDLIDYGTFSVEQMAYLWLCIENNRSLVFAGGTASGKTTSMNAVSMFIPPRSKVLTIEDTRELTLYHDNWLSSITRTRLHEGADIDMYDLLRSALRHRPEFIIVGEVRGEEAVTLFQAMNTGHTTFSTMHADSVETVINRLENEPINVPRAMVQSLDLLCVQTLTRFDGERVRRSKGIGEIGGIDQRTGELDYANAFAWDAETDTFDRYDSTLLDEIRDDRGWTQTQLRRELRNRERFLHFLADRGVNDYRTFTALVNEYYVHPDRVMQRVEDAREVSAD